The following are encoded together in the Adhaeribacter arboris genome:
- the paaN gene encoding phenylacetic acid degradation protein PaaN, whose product MAIINKEKNETLLQRAMRALHERTFFAAYPENPTPDVYGETAEQEGRMAFEAALQKPFTELWQPDPADWVGQEESPYEQQSLGITYPYFEVQTLIERGEKAFHTWRKVAPAERAALLVEALEYIKKRFFQIAYATMHTTGQSFLMSFQASGPHAADRALEAIAAGLEEQTRFPSQTEWEKPMGKYSIKLQKSWVAVPKGISVVIGCSTFPTWNTVPGMFASLVTGNPVIIKPHPKAVLPIAIIVAEVQKVLQEQNLDPTICQLAVDARECLITKELAEHPKVKLIDYTGSTAFGNYLEKLPGKTVFTEKAGVNSVILDSVTDLDKVVQNLAFSISLYSGQMCTAPQNFFIPEAGIVANGEVISYEVITQKLSEAIANLVNNPKAGPQILGAIQNTATGQRVKDAAEGHGKVLLSTCDIVNPNFTNARMCSPVLYEVTAAHKEIYNQELFGPIALIIKTKNTAESIALARELAETQGAISCAAYSTDAEIKEQIKDEMSLAGTPVSFNLTGNIYVNQNAGFSDFHVTGGNPAGNASFTNPEFVIKRFTWVGFREPAPMS is encoded by the coding sequence ATGGCTATTATTAATAAAGAAAAAAACGAAACGCTTTTGCAACGGGCTATGCGCGCTTTGCACGAACGTACTTTTTTTGCCGCTTACCCCGAAAATCCCACCCCGGATGTATACGGCGAAACTGCCGAGCAGGAGGGAAGAATGGCCTTCGAAGCTGCTTTACAAAAGCCATTTACGGAGTTATGGCAACCTGATCCAGCGGACTGGGTGGGGCAGGAAGAATCACCCTATGAGCAGCAATCTCTCGGTATTACGTATCCCTATTTTGAAGTACAAACCCTTATAGAACGAGGCGAAAAGGCTTTTCATACCTGGCGAAAAGTTGCTCCAGCCGAACGAGCTGCTTTGCTGGTAGAAGCCCTGGAGTACATAAAGAAGCGTTTTTTTCAGATTGCTTACGCCACCATGCATACTACCGGCCAGTCTTTCCTGATGTCGTTCCAGGCATCCGGACCCCACGCGGCTGATCGGGCTCTAGAAGCAATCGCGGCCGGTTTAGAGGAACAAACCCGTTTCCCGTCGCAAACGGAATGGGAGAAGCCCATGGGGAAATACAGTATTAAGTTGCAGAAAAGCTGGGTGGCGGTGCCAAAAGGTATTAGTGTGGTAATTGGGTGTTCTACCTTCCCGACCTGGAATACCGTACCGGGTATGTTTGCCAGTTTGGTAACCGGCAATCCGGTAATTATTAAACCACATCCCAAGGCAGTTTTACCTATTGCCATAATAGTGGCCGAAGTACAAAAAGTATTGCAGGAACAAAACCTGGATCCAACTATTTGTCAGTTAGCGGTGGATGCCCGCGAATGCTTGATCACGAAAGAATTGGCCGAACACCCGAAAGTAAAATTGATTGATTATACAGGTAGTACGGCATTTGGCAATTACCTGGAAAAATTGCCCGGCAAAACCGTATTCACGGAAAAAGCTGGTGTTAATTCAGTTATTTTAGATTCGGTTACGGACTTGGATAAAGTAGTACAAAATCTGGCTTTTTCCATTTCGTTGTATTCCGGGCAAATGTGCACCGCGCCGCAAAATTTCTTTATTCCTGAAGCTGGAATAGTAGCCAATGGGGAAGTTATATCGTACGAAGTAATTACTCAGAAGCTTAGCGAGGCTATTGCTAACCTGGTAAATAATCCAAAAGCTGGCCCGCAAATCCTGGGTGCTATCCAAAACACTGCTACGGGGCAGCGCGTGAAAGATGCAGCCGAAGGTCACGGAAAAGTGCTTTTATCAACCTGTGATATAGTAAATCCAAATTTTACCAATGCCCGCATGTGCAGCCCGGTTTTATACGAAGTAACCGCCGCGCATAAGGAAATTTATAACCAGGAATTATTCGGCCCAATAGCCTTGATTATTAAAACTAAAAATACTGCTGAATCTATTGCGCTGGCTAGAGAGTTAGCCGAAACCCAGGGAGCTATTTCCTGCGCGGCTTATTCCACCGATGCGGAAATTAAAGAACAGATAAAAGATGAAATGAGTTTGGCCGGTACTCCCGTTAGTTTTAACCTTACCGGAAATATTTACGTGAACCAAAACGCGGGTTTCTCTGATTTTCATGTAACCGGCGGTAATCCGGCGGGTAATGCTTCCTTTACTAACCCCGAATTTGTCATAAAACGTTTTACCTGGGTCGGATTCCGGGAGCCCGCTCCTATGAGTTAA
- a CDS encoding aconitate hydratase, whose protein sequence is MAFDIDMIKAVYAGLGEKITAARQVVGRPLTQTEKILYAHLYNGPATQAYERGKSYVDFAPDRVAMQDATAQMALLQFMQAGKPRAAVPSSVHCDHLIQARVGANQDLSEAYTENKEVYDFLASVSNKYGIGFWKPGAGIIHTVVQENYAFPGGMMIGTDSHTPNAGGVGMIAIGVGGADAVDVMSGMAWELKFPKVIGVKLTGKLSGWTAPKDVILKVAGILTVKGGTGAIVEYFGEGANNISCSGKSTICNMGAEIGATTSVFGYDNEMREYLIHTDRADVAELADQVAEHLRADEEVYANPEAYYDQLIEINLSELEPHVNGPFTPDAAWPISLFADAVREHNWPSKLEVGLIGSCTNSSYEDLTRAASLAQQAIDKGLTVNAEYTITPGSEVVRYTAERDGILDTFSKIGGVVLANACGPCIGQWARHTDDPKRKNSIITSFNRNFAKRNDGNPNTHAFVASPEIVTAFAIAGDLTFNPLTDTLPNKNGEQVKLDEPKGIPFPEKGYDVEDAGYVAPAEDPNQVDVIVDPNSDRLQLLEGFAPWSGGNLTGLRLLIKAQGKCTTDHISMAGPWLKYRGHLDNISNNMLIGAINAFNGEANNVKNQLTGGYGEVPAVARAYKAAGVGSVVVGDENYGEGSSREHAAMEPRHLGVLAVLVKSFARIHETNLKKQGMLALTFANKEDYDHIQEDDTLDIIGLTEFAPGSPLQVVLHHADGTTHTFEVNHTYNEGQIAWFKAGSALNLIRMQEQSAPAPMQG, encoded by the coding sequence ATGGCATTTGATATAGATATGATTAAGGCAGTGTATGCCGGATTAGGGGAAAAGATTACGGCCGCGCGTCAGGTGGTAGGCCGTCCGCTCACCCAGACAGAAAAAATATTATACGCTCATTTATATAATGGCCCGGCTACGCAAGCGTACGAGCGCGGCAAATCGTACGTCGATTTTGCCCCGGACCGGGTGGCCATGCAGGATGCTACGGCCCAGATGGCTTTGCTGCAATTTATGCAAGCGGGTAAACCTAGAGCGGCGGTGCCTTCTTCGGTACACTGCGACCACTTAATTCAGGCCCGGGTTGGAGCGAACCAGGATTTGTCCGAGGCTTACACCGAAAACAAAGAAGTGTATGATTTCTTAGCTTCCGTTTCTAATAAATACGGTATTGGTTTCTGGAAACCGGGCGCCGGTATTATTCACACGGTAGTGCAGGAAAATTACGCTTTCCCGGGCGGAATGATGATTGGTACCGATTCGCATACCCCTAATGCGGGTGGAGTAGGTATGATTGCGATCGGCGTGGGAGGAGCAGATGCGGTGGACGTCATGTCGGGTATGGCCTGGGAACTGAAGTTTCCGAAAGTAATTGGGGTGAAACTAACCGGTAAACTGAGCGGCTGGACTGCTCCCAAAGATGTCATTTTAAAAGTGGCCGGTATTTTAACCGTAAAAGGTGGTACCGGTGCTATTGTAGAGTATTTTGGTGAAGGTGCTAACAATATTTCTTGTTCCGGTAAATCTACCATTTGTAACATGGGCGCGGAAATTGGCGCTACCACATCTGTTTTTGGCTACGATAATGAAATGAGAGAATACCTGATTCATACGGATCGGGCAGATGTAGCAGAATTGGCGGATCAAGTGGCGGAGCACCTGCGCGCCGATGAGGAAGTATACGCAAATCCGGAAGCTTACTACGACCAATTAATTGAAATTAACCTGAGCGAACTGGAGCCGCACGTAAATGGACCGTTTACGCCCGATGCGGCCTGGCCGATTTCTCTTTTCGCGGATGCCGTACGAGAACACAACTGGCCCTCTAAATTAGAAGTAGGTTTGATTGGGTCTTGTACTAACTCTTCTTACGAAGATCTTACCCGGGCAGCCTCACTGGCGCAACAAGCTATCGACAAAGGTCTTACCGTTAACGCGGAATATACTATTACCCCTGGCTCCGAAGTGGTACGTTACACTGCCGAGCGCGATGGTATCCTGGATACTTTCTCCAAGATTGGTGGAGTTGTATTGGCAAATGCCTGCGGTCCGTGCATTGGACAGTGGGCGCGTCATACGGATGATCCGAAACGTAAAAATTCCATTATTACTTCTTTTAACCGGAACTTTGCTAAACGGAATGATGGTAACCCGAATACCCACGCGTTTGTGGCTTCGCCGGAAATTGTAACTGCTTTTGCCATTGCCGGTGACTTAACCTTTAACCCACTTACCGATACTCTGCCGAATAAAAACGGAGAACAGGTAAAATTAGACGAACCAAAAGGTATTCCTTTCCCGGAAAAAGGATACGATGTAGAAGATGCTGGTTACGTAGCGCCAGCCGAAGATCCGAACCAGGTAGATGTTATTGTAGATCCAAATTCCGATCGTTTGCAGTTACTCGAAGGTTTTGCGCCTTGGTCAGGTGGTAATTTAACGGGTTTGCGCTTATTAATTAAAGCCCAGGGAAAATGTACTACCGACCATATTTCCATGGCTGGTCCTTGGCTAAAATACCGGGGACACTTAGATAATATTTCTAATAACATGTTAATTGGAGCCATTAATGCCTTTAACGGCGAAGCCAATAACGTGAAAAATCAACTTACGGGTGGTTACGGCGAAGTGCCGGCCGTAGCCCGGGCGTATAAAGCAGCTGGAGTTGGATCAGTGGTGGTGGGTGATGAAAACTACGGCGAAGGCTCCAGCCGGGAACACGCCGCTATGGAGCCGCGTCATTTAGGAGTTCTGGCCGTACTGGTAAAATCATTTGCCCGTATTCACGAAACCAACCTGAAGAAACAAGGGATGCTGGCCTTAACCTTCGCGAACAAAGAAGATTACGATCATATTCAGGAAGATGATACTTTAGACATTATTGGCCTGACTGAATTTGCTCCGGGTAGTCCGTTGCAGGTAGTATTGCACCATGCCGATGGTACAACCCATACCTTTGAAGTAAATCATACCTACAACGAAGGACAGATTGCCTGGTTTAAAGCCGGTTCTGCCCTGAACCTTATCCGGATGCAAGAGCAAAGTGCTCCGGCTCCCATGCAAGGGTAA
- a CDS encoding sensor histidine kinase, with protein sequence MKLSTRIFAGFVIISFIFTLVIYINFQLSEEVLENSQWVSHSQTVVRASSALQRNIVDMETGMRGFLLTGNEIFLEPYYAAKKQIPAMFSNLETLVKNSPVQIRQVQQIKNTHNRWVTTFTEALITQKRNQTLENDQLKNTGLQNLKNADNAMNSSGKKMMDSMRSMFIGLNAIENQVREARLTRLRNSINNTRLLSTVITILSILIGLGWTYYIARLITRRIGSMVRLAEKISLGEYKTQILDTSRDELSRLSYSLNVMANKINQTITELESKNKELDQFAYVVSHDLKAPLRGIENASRWVEEDMGKDLPAHIQEYLKLMRTRVHRMENLINGILALARIGRRKLTEEAVDISQLLSEIFEMLAPPAGIKWQVSDNLPVLFTVRVYLQQVFTNLISNAIKYHHQSQGLIQVKHTELLDAHQFTVTDDGPGIEEEYHQRIFVIFQTLQERDALESTGVGLAIVKKIIEQQGGKITVKSSPGKGSSFIFTWPKNQNSGPDFEIS encoded by the coding sequence ATGAAATTATCTACCAGAATCTTTGCCGGGTTTGTCATTATCTCTTTCATATTTACCTTGGTTATTTACATAAATTTCCAACTCTCCGAAGAAGTGCTCGAAAACAGCCAGTGGGTTTCGCATTCGCAAACGGTAGTGAGGGCATCATCGGCTTTGCAACGCAACATTGTAGATATGGAAACAGGAATGCGAGGTTTTTTGCTGACCGGTAACGAAATTTTTTTAGAACCTTATTACGCCGCCAAAAAGCAAATACCGGCCATGTTCTCGAATTTAGAAACGCTAGTGAAAAATTCGCCGGTGCAAATCCGGCAGGTGCAGCAAATCAAAAATACGCACAATCGTTGGGTAACTACTTTTACCGAAGCATTAATAACCCAAAAAAGAAATCAAACCCTCGAAAATGACCAATTAAAAAATACGGGTTTACAAAATTTAAAAAATGCCGATAACGCCATGAATTCCAGCGGCAAAAAAATGATGGATTCCATGCGTTCCATGTTTATCGGACTTAATGCTATTGAAAACCAAGTACGCGAAGCCCGGTTAACGCGCCTGCGTAATAGTATCAACAATACCCGGTTACTTTCTACTGTAATTACTATTCTTTCAATTTTAATTGGCTTAGGCTGGACGTATTACATTGCTCGGTTAATTACCCGCCGCATAGGTTCCATGGTTCGTTTAGCAGAAAAAATTTCCTTGGGTGAATATAAAACGCAGATATTAGATACCTCGCGCGATGAGTTGAGCCGGCTCTCTTATTCGTTAAATGTAATGGCCAACAAAATCAACCAGACGATAACCGAGTTAGAAAGCAAAAACAAGGAATTAGACCAGTTTGCCTACGTAGTTTCGCACGATTTAAAAGCGCCTTTACGGGGTATTGAAAATGCTTCGCGCTGGGTAGAGGAAGATATGGGCAAAGATTTACCCGCTCACATCCAGGAATATTTAAAATTAATGCGGACTCGGGTTCACCGGATGGAAAACCTGATTAACGGCATATTGGCCCTAGCCCGAATTGGCCGGCGTAAACTAACGGAAGAAGCGGTTGATATTTCCCAGCTTTTATCTGAAATTTTCGAAATGCTGGCTCCTCCGGCAGGGATTAAATGGCAGGTTAGTGATAATCTTCCCGTTTTATTTACGGTGCGGGTGTATTTGCAACAGGTATTTACCAATTTAATAAGTAATGCCATTAAATATCATCACCAATCCCAAGGTTTAATTCAGGTGAAACACACCGAGTTGCTAGATGCTCATCAATTTACCGTTACGGATGATGGACCCGGAATAGAGGAAGAATACCACCAACGTATATTTGTAATATTCCAGACTTTACAAGAACGCGACGCCCTGGAAAGTACCGGTGTAGGCCTGGCCATTGTTAAAAAAATTATTGAGCAGCAGGGTGGAAAAATCACCGTCAAGTCTAGTCCGGGAAAAGGTTCCTCGTTTATATTTACCTGGCCAAAAAACCAAAATTCTGGCCCGGATTTTGAAATAAGCTAA
- a CDS encoding response regulator, giving the protein MNETLPSILLVEDDYLDIMSVERELRKLNINLPLHIARNGREALSMLKGEGQAPLNPLPSVVMLDINMPKMNGLELLSEIRRDIDLQYLNVFITTTSMEDSDRTKAEDLEVSGYIEKPLTFDTFGNHSGSRIDSFSLFLDLLKLKN; this is encoded by the coding sequence ATGAACGAAACACTACCCAGCATACTTTTGGTTGAAGATGATTATCTGGACATTATGAGCGTAGAGCGTGAACTACGTAAGTTAAACATAAATTTACCTCTGCATATTGCCCGTAATGGTCGCGAAGCTTTATCGATGTTAAAAGGAGAAGGTCAGGCGCCTTTAAACCCTTTACCGAGCGTAGTAATGCTCGACATAAATATGCCGAAAATGAATGGCTTGGAATTACTCTCTGAAATCCGGAGAGACATTGATCTACAGTACTTAAACGTGTTTATCACTACTACTTCCATGGAAGATTCGGACCGGACCAAAGCCGAGGATTTAGAAGTGAGCGGTTACATCGAAAAACCTTTAACGTTTGATACGTTTGGGAACCACTCCGGCTCCCGCATTGATTCCTTCAGTTTATTTCTTGATTTGTTAAAACTGAAGAATTAA
- a CDS encoding S8 family serine peptidase, which produces MLIKLKSEHWSVGANRQPSSAPTNSLQQVLAQIKTSSYRQKFPETSSSANLKPGQVDLSLWYEVQYQNTKFTFPQLRRMLLATGLVDQVEPVYLPEILYQPNDPLADSVTGNQYYLKQIHAYQAWDIEKGDSTIVIGILDTGTRLDHEDLIKNIKHNYADPIDGTDNDNDGYRDNFTGWDTADQDNDPYSGGHGTLVTGIASGTPDNNTGVAGAGFNCRYLPVKVFSSDADGPFGGYEGIKYAADHGCQVINLSWGGDNPYSQFEQDVINYAVLNKNALVVAAGGNTPKEIYFYPASYENVLAVSSVDPNDVKVASQTFNYAIDLTAPGINITTSSSNGISTYASVGGSSMATPQVAGAAGLLRKKFPTYTARQVAEQLRVTADNIYGAGTNNSYLEKLGYGRLNIYRALTAVQSKAVRNTNNTYDYQRTLAGNILPITGTFENVLSPTENLQVTLSSPSPYVSIIRSTYAAGAMATLSSKTNSGQPFQVLIQEDIPANQGVTFRYGFTDGTYTDYQYFTLILNSDYVTLKTGDLDATITSRGNIGFNGLNLKQGESVIYKNFDQMLSEGGLLVGTSPEKVSDHLRTIPPETDEDFTVTSGIRFADTSKRADEEAYGSFEDRYPSNGAVGVSVKQRAFAWQSAPYIILEYQLTNTTSEPLTNLHAGLFADWDIGDYTDNAAVWDSATRTGYTYNPDNPEVYAGITLLTDQQTTTYAIRNPASGPESINLTDGFSNAEKFTVLSNTSRQNQNTEGSNNDVSQVVGGVLTDLPPGESTTVAFALLGAEGVPDLQEAARTARHKYQLIKAGPVLVKQIDAVCLGETALIKPIGGRNFKFYADSTGKQLLSTGTDFTTPPMQQATTYYVSNTDSLYESPLTAVRIVPANSQVQFAFSPNPVSPGANGRVTFTNLTTGTQQWNWNFGNGTHSREQNPTIQYTQPGTYPVTLRVTNQYGCIDSLTQTIEIKYLEYIRQWQEKDILVYPIPASEFIKINISAGMDATQGLSVSLVNVIGQSILKKVIHQTGKQQLDLSKLANGIYYLRIQGRDGLVTRRIEVVR; this is translated from the coding sequence TTGTTAATTAAACTTAAATCAGAGCACTGGTCAGTTGGGGCTAACCGCCAACCGTCCAGTGCGCCTACTAACTCCTTACAACAAGTGCTGGCGCAAATAAAAACCAGTTCGTACCGGCAAAAATTTCCTGAAACCAGCTCTTCTGCTAACTTAAAACCTGGGCAGGTTGATTTATCGCTGTGGTACGAAGTTCAATACCAAAACACAAAATTCACTTTCCCGCAATTACGCCGGATGCTGCTCGCCACCGGCCTGGTCGACCAGGTAGAGCCGGTTTATTTACCTGAAATCTTGTATCAACCTAATGATCCTTTGGCCGATTCCGTTACCGGCAATCAGTATTATTTGAAACAGATTCATGCGTACCAGGCCTGGGATATAGAAAAAGGTGATTCCACTATTGTCATCGGGATTCTGGATACCGGAACCCGCCTGGATCACGAAGATTTAATTAAAAATATAAAACATAATTACGCCGATCCAATTGATGGAACAGATAACGATAACGACGGCTATAGAGATAATTTTACCGGTTGGGATACTGCCGACCAGGACAATGATCCCTATTCCGGTGGGCACGGAACCTTGGTAACCGGAATTGCATCAGGAACCCCGGATAATAACACCGGTGTGGCGGGAGCAGGTTTTAATTGCCGCTATTTACCCGTTAAAGTTTTCTCTTCTGATGCAGATGGACCATTTGGAGGTTATGAAGGCATTAAATACGCCGCTGACCATGGTTGCCAGGTAATTAATTTATCCTGGGGGGGAGATAATCCGTATTCGCAGTTTGAGCAGGATGTAATTAACTATGCCGTTCTGAACAAAAACGCGCTGGTAGTGGCTGCTGGTGGCAATACTCCTAAAGAAATATATTTTTATCCGGCTTCTTACGAAAATGTACTGGCGGTTAGTAGCGTCGATCCGAATGACGTAAAAGTAGCTAGTCAAACTTTTAACTACGCCATTGATTTAACGGCTCCAGGCATTAATATTACGACTTCCAGCAGCAACGGCATTAGCACGTATGCAAGCGTGGGCGGTTCTTCTATGGCCACTCCCCAGGTTGCAGGCGCCGCCGGCTTGCTCCGAAAAAAATTTCCGACCTATACCGCCCGGCAAGTGGCAGAACAACTTCGCGTAACGGCCGACAATATTTACGGGGCCGGAACAAATAACTCGTACCTGGAAAAATTAGGCTATGGCCGGTTAAACATATACCGGGCCTTAACCGCGGTACAATCAAAGGCCGTCCGGAATACCAACAACACCTACGATTATCAGCGTACCTTAGCCGGCAACATTTTGCCGATTACCGGAACGTTTGAGAACGTACTATCGCCCACGGAAAATTTGCAGGTTACTCTTTCTTCACCTTCGCCTTACGTGTCTATTATCCGGAGCACCTATGCCGCCGGCGCTATGGCTACCTTATCTTCTAAAACCAATTCCGGGCAACCGTTTCAAGTTCTCATTCAGGAAGACATTCCCGCTAATCAAGGTGTTACTTTCCGGTATGGTTTTACCGACGGAACTTACACCGACTACCAATATTTTACTCTTATTCTTAATTCAGATTACGTGACTTTAAAAACCGGTGATTTAGACGCTACCATTACAAGCCGGGGAAACATTGGCTTTAATGGGCTAAATTTGAAACAAGGGGAAAGCGTAATTTATAAAAACTTTGACCAGATGTTAAGCGAAGGAGGTTTACTCGTGGGTACTTCGCCCGAAAAAGTATCGGATCACCTGCGCACTATTCCTCCGGAAACCGACGAAGATTTTACCGTAACCTCTGGAATCCGGTTCGCGGATACTAGTAAGCGGGCGGATGAAGAAGCATACGGCTCTTTTGAAGATAGATATCCGAGTAATGGAGCAGTAGGGGTAAGCGTAAAACAACGGGCTTTTGCCTGGCAAAGTGCTCCCTATATCATTCTGGAATACCAACTTACTAATACTACTTCAGAGCCGTTAACCAACCTGCACGCGGGTCTATTTGCCGACTGGGATATTGGTGATTATACCGATAATGCTGCTGTGTGGGATTCTGCTACCCGAACAGGCTACACTTATAATCCGGACAATCCAGAAGTATACGCGGGAATTACCTTACTTACCGATCAGCAAACCACTACTTATGCTATCCGCAACCCGGCCAGTGGTCCCGAGTCCATTAACCTGACCGATGGATTTAGTAATGCCGAGAAGTTTACCGTTTTAAGCAATACCTCGCGGCAAAACCAAAATACCGAAGGTTCCAATAACGACGTGTCGCAGGTAGTGGGTGGCGTACTTACGGATTTACCGCCGGGGGAAAGTACTACAGTGGCCTTTGCCTTGCTAGGAGCCGAAGGGGTGCCCGATTTACAAGAAGCTGCCCGGACTGCCCGCCATAAATACCAGTTAATAAAAGCTGGTCCGGTGCTGGTAAAACAAATAGATGCCGTTTGCCTGGGTGAAACCGCACTTATAAAACCAATAGGTGGTCGGAATTTTAAATTTTACGCCGATTCTACTGGTAAACAATTATTAAGTACCGGGACAGATTTTACCACTCCTCCCATGCAGCAAGCTACCACTTATTACGTCAGCAACACTGATTCACTATATGAAAGTCCGTTGACTGCCGTGCGAATTGTTCCCGCTAATAGCCAGGTACAGTTTGCTTTTTCTCCCAATCCAGTTTCTCCCGGTGCAAACGGACGAGTTACTTTTACCAACTTAACAACAGGTACCCAACAATGGAACTGGAACTTTGGCAATGGCACGCACAGTCGGGAACAGAACCCCACTATCCAATACACCCAACCCGGAACGTATCCGGTAACTCTGCGGGTAACAAATCAATACGGCTGTATTGATTCTCTCACGCAAACCATTGAAATCAAATACCTGGAATATATTCGGCAATGGCAGGAAAAAGACATTTTGGTCTATCCTATTCCTGCTTCTGAATTTATAAAGATTAATATATCGGCCGGGATGGATGCTACCCAAGGACTTTCAGTAAGTCTCGTGAATGTTATTGGGCAATCCATATTAAAGAAAGTAATACACCAGACTGGGAAACAGCAATTAGATTTAAGTAAACTAGCGAATGGTATTTATTATTTGCGCATCCAGGGTAGAGACGGACTTGTTACTCGCCGGATAGAAGTAGTACGATGA